The following proteins are encoded in a genomic region of Musa acuminata AAA Group cultivar baxijiao chromosome BXJ2-11, Cavendish_Baxijiao_AAA, whole genome shotgun sequence:
- the LOC103970502 gene encoding calmodulin binding protein PICBP-like translates to MVQRKIGHLSSLQQRGSSAKEGGETKMRMNKETPRVMPNYMKPTTSSDARKEQRQVTRDPTAATDRKRSKKSSNRLSQASVCPSSQAGPKPARALRRKLSSKLLRLSSKRNFAVHPCPRPKVNRATCSSTLKDLKFPKALELRPGGTEAEGTSVAKVCPYKYCSLNGHWHADLPPLKCFLASRRKMLKAQKCMKQKGVSPFRRQGSRKDSKQMDTGQAAVKLSSLIEEIGSDYFVEIYVKQGDMECFKHEEDGKRNLEDVILEGDVDQSSDLSVDDLEVLMNFLEYESCDQEDGAAKEEFPSSTTEECWANAGTGKDSHDHAEVSESSEIELEEDVDPFADDKSSFSDDELGPILGMLFENEFYTDQSEAEACHEECSRAPEPESLQENGNGGSEDSAINSDKAVSIDIKEAETSSLLQVHVPCADQDDDIEEDHQIQSEPEEAESNDRSTDDAELTPITISNTEFNRSIDDDDGDPNARTNTTRKRTDEEMEETRGFNPRPPNFLPEEPDPEAEKVDLRHQMMDERKNSEEWMIDYALQQAVTKLAPARRQKVALLVEAFETVIPLSVCDKPLRHATQSFSGPRTMQACS, encoded by the coding sequence ATGGTTCAGAGAAAGATCGGGCACCTCTCCTCCCTTCAGCAACGAGGATCGAGTGCCAAGGAAGGAGGAGAGACCAAGATGCGGATGAACAAGGAGACACCGCGGGTCATGCCGAATTATATGAAGCCCACAACCAGTTCGGACGCCAGGAAGGAGCAGCGGCAGGTGACTCGTGATCCCACCGCCGCTACTGATAGGAAAAGAAGCAAGAAGAGTTCGAATCGGTTGAGCCAGGCAAGTGTTTGTCCGTCTTCTCAAGCCGGGCCGAAACCTGCAAGAGCCTTGAGAAGGAAGCTTAGTTCGAAGCTACTGAGGCTTTCGTCGAAGAGGAACTTCGCAGTTCATCCATGTCCCCGGCCGAAGGTGAACAGGGCGACCTGCTCGTCGACTCTCAAGGATTTGAAGTTTCCGAAGGCTTTGGAGCTTCGCCCTGGAGGCACCGAAGCCGAGGGCACCTCTGTCGCGAAGGTCTGCCCTTACAAGTACTGCTCTCTGAATGGCCACTGGCATGCCGATCTGCCTCCTCTCAAGTGCTTCTTGGCGTCGCGGCGGAAGATGCTCAAAGCCCAAAAGTGCATGAAGCAGAAAGGGGTTTCTCCGTTCAGAAGACAGGGCTCCAGGAAGGACTCGAAGCAGATGGATACAGGACAAGCAGCCGTCAAGCTTTCTTCCCTGATCGAAGAAATAGGCAGTGATTACTTCGTCGAGATCTATGTGAAGCAGGGTGACATGGAATGTTTCAAGCACGAGGAAGATGGTAAGAGAAATCTCGAGGATGTAATCTTGGAAGGCGATGTCGACCAAAGCAGTGACCTTTCGGTTGATGATTTGGAGGTCTTGATGAACTTTCTCGAGTATGAGAGTTGTGATCAGGAAGATGGAGCTGCCAAAGAGGAATTCCCCAGCTCGACTACAGAGGAATGTTGGGCAAACGCTGGAACGGGCAAAGACAGCCACGATCATGCAGAGGTTTCCGAGTCCTCCGAGATCGAATTGGAGGAAGATGTGGATCCATTTGCTGATGACAAGAGTTCTTTCTCCGATGATGAACTGGGTCCGATACTAGGAATGCTATTCGAGAACGAGTTTTACACTGATCAGTCCGAGGCAGAGGCGTGCCATGAAGAATGCTCGAGAGCACCGGAACCTGAATCACTGCAGGAGAATGGCAACGGTGGATCAGAGGACAGTGCCATTAATTCAGATAAAGCAGTTTCGATTGATATCAAAGAGGCCGAGACAAGTTCGCTGCTACAAGTCCATGTTCCTTGTGCCGATCAAGATGATGATATCGAAGAAGACCATCAAATCCAATCAGAACCAGAAGAAGCTGAGAGCAATGACCGCAGCACCGATGACGCTGAGCTAACTCCAATCACCATCAGTAATACTGAATTCAACAGGTCtatcgatgatgatgatggtgatccGAATGCGAGAACGAATACCACGAGGAAGAGAACAGACGAGGAGATGGAGGAGACGAGAGGGTTCAATCCACGGCCACCCAACTTTCTGCCGGAGGAGCCTGACCCAGAAGCAGAGAAGGTGGATCTCCGGCACCAGATGATGGATGAAAGAAAGAACTCCGAGGAGTGGATGATAGACTATGCACTCCAACAGGCAGTGACAAAGCTGGCTCCGGCAAGGCGGCAGAAAGTGGCACTGCTTGTGGAAGCTTTTGAGACAGTGATTCCACTCTCCGTGTGTGATAAGCCCCTCAGACATGCCACCCAAAGCTTCTCCGGTCCAAGGACAATGCAAGCTTGTAGCTAA
- the LOC135626403 gene encoding scarecrow-like protein 3 codes for MTPLTANVARDEGSSSVTSSPLKTFSLMSLSPPPLPPYAPWLRELKSDERGLCLIHLLLNCANHVAAGSLDRANAFLEQIALLAAPDGDAMQRIASHFTEALARRALRLWPGLYHALDSTRTVLLPLADAAAARRHFLDLCPFLRLAFVVTNQAIMEAMEGERVVHIVDLNASDATQWISLLQGLRARPEDPPHLKITGVHEHRELLNRTAVRLSEEAERLDIPFQFNAVVSRLDNLDVESLRVKTGEALAISSVLQLHSLLASNDSASYPRKAQRVAPISQLNLGEFLDKDHAANGHSSSVESALSSPFASASSPARMDSFLASLWGLSPKLMVVTEQEANHNAPALSERFVEALFYYAAMFDCLDSTVPRQSIERLRVEKMLLGEEIKNIIACEGWERKERHEKLQKWAQRMDSAGFGMVPLSYYALPARRLLHSFGCDGYKVKDENGCFMVCWQDRSLYSISAWRCKRYD; via the coding sequence ATGACGCCTTTGACGGCCAACGTTGCCCGAGACGAGGGGTCGTCGTCGGTGACTTCGTCCCCTCTCAAGACCTTTTCCCTGATGTCGCTCTCCCCTCCTCCCCTCCCACCATACGCCCCGTGGTTGCGGGAGCTGAAGTCCGACGAGCGCGGCCTCTGCCTCATCCACCTCCTCCTCAACTGCGCCAACCACGTCGCCGCCGGCAGCCTCGACCGCGCCAACGCCTTCCTCGAGCAGATCGCTCTGCTCGCTGCCCCCGACGGCGACGCCATGCAGCGCATCGCCTCTCACTTCACCGAGGCCCTCGCCCGCCGCGCCCTCCGCCTGTGGCCGGGCCTGTACCACGCCCTCGACTCCACCCGCACCGTCCTCCTCCCCCTTGCGGACGCCGCGGCCGCCCGCCGCCACTTCCTCGACCTCTGCCCCTTCCTCCGCCTGGCTTTCGTCGTCACCAACCAGGCGATCATGGAGGCGATGGAGGGCGAGCGGGTGGTCCACATCGTCGACCTCAATGCGTCCGACGCCACCCAGTGGATCTCCCTGCTCCAAGGCCTCCGGGCGCGGCCGGAGGACCCGCCGCACCTGAAGATCACCGGCGTACACGAGCACAGGGAGCTGCTCAACCGCACGGCGGTGCGCCTCTCTGAGGAGGCCGAGCGGCTCGACATCCCATTTCAATTCAACGCCGTGGTGAGCAGGTTGGACAACCTCGACGTCGAGAGCCTCCGGGTCAAGACCGGGGAGGCATTGGCCATCAGCTCGGTCCTCCAACTGCATTCCTTGCTCGCAAGCAACGACAGCGCCAGCTACCCGCGGAAGGCCCAAAGAGTCGCGCCGATCAGCCAGCTAAACTTAGGCGAATTCCTGGACAAGGATCACGCCGCCAACGGACACAGCTCGAGCGTGGAGTCGGCATTGTCGTCGCCCTTCGCGTCGGCATCATCACCGGCGAGGATGGACAGCTTCCTGGCGTCGCTGTGGGGTCTGTCGCCCAAGCTCATGGTGGTGACGGAGCAGGAGGCCAACCACAATGCGCCGGCGCTGAGCGAGCGGTTCGTGGAGGCGCTCTTCTACTACGCCGCCATGTTCGACTGCCTGGACTCCACAGTGCCGAGGCAGTCCATCGAGCGGCTGAGGGTGGAGAAGATGCTGCTGGGGGAGGAGATCAAGAACATCATAGCGTGCGAGGGATGGGAGAGGAAGGAGCGGCACGAGAAGCTACAGAAGTGGGCGCAGCGGATGGACTCGGCGGGGTTCGGCATGGTGCCACTGAGCTACTACGCGCTGCCGGCCAGGAGGCTGCTGCACAGCTTTGGCTGCGACGGCTACAAGGTGAAGGACGAGAACGGGTGCTTCATGGTGTGCTGGCAAGATCGATCGCTCTACTCCATCTCAGCATGGAGGTGCAAGCGCTACGATTGA